The sequence ATGTGAAGGGGTAACTGAGAGAAGGCGCGCATAGAAACCAACACTCCCCTCTCGGGATTCGTGGCCGCTTAACCTGCCATTTCAAAACGTGGAGAAAGAACACATCATTGATGTAACTGGCGGGGCATTTCGGTCTTTTCTCCCCAAAAATCACGGAGTGAGCAACCGCAAAGATCAAATATTCATCTGTATGGAAAAGGAGGGTTGATCTGTGAATATTCAAGCTAGAAGGGTCTTTCTGTGAATATCTGAACTTTGAAaggactttttgttcattttaataATGAGGTTATCTCTATAATTGCACATAACCCCATAACACCATTTATAGATTTAATAAAAGAGCAAATAATATCAGGGGAGTTTTCACAAATacgaataaaatatatattgaatttcaaTAAACTTATAAAGCATTTATGTgtaaaaacattatatttaactattttattaacatataatgttgtaaaatataatattttataattattttgaagggatatttttttaaaactcagctttttcaaatttggaaaattaaaaatcaaaagacATTCAGCAGAGATAGTAAtgctatttaaaatataagatatattaataattaatcgattatacatgaataaattttaaaaaaatgtcattttaaaataataatttcttatatattcttaaaaaatcaattataaaaataatagttatcATTCATGACAGAAATACAAAGCAAAATATTATTTCGTATCCACCACCAacataaaataactaaaacttTATTCtcattataaacaaaataaaacaaaacatacatcATAGAAATGGATGAGAAGCAACATGAATTGCCAGCTCCAATCACCACTAACCAAACCCAGCCGATTATTCATTCTGAAACTAAGCATCCTAAACAAACACTAATCATCTCACAATATCATTATAACATCACATCCCAAAAACAGAGACTAACAATAAAAAGCGTTAGTATTAGAAAGCATCTATTAATATTCCGCCccaaatttcttcttcaaaaagagaataaactcataaattttattagggTCAGAAAGAGTCTTGGATACACTCTCCCTTTCCATGCACCTATTGCCCCATGCCACAATCTTAGGACATTCCTCCTCCATGCTGAACTTGGCAAAGGTCTCATAGGCATAGAACCATGCAACAAAAGGAGTTAAAGCCAGATCAAGGAACCCAAAAGTCTCACCTCCAAAGAACTTCTTGTCACCAAGCTCACCCTCCAATAATTTAAAGATCTCTATGAACTCCTGCTTGGCTGCCTCTTGTTCCTCTCCGTTTAATTTCCACAATCTAGTTCCACACTCATAAACCttataccaaaaaaattaaaacatgtaataaagaaataaataaatatatatatatatatatatatatattgaagacaTCAAGACCGGCCCTCACTATGCTTAAAACTACTCAGATGTTAATTACATAATGTGATGGTGTACCTTATTGTCGATGAAATCAGCCCAAAAACGAGCGTTGGCACGTGCCAAAGGCTCGGCAGGGAGCAACGGAGCTTTATTGGACCAAACCTCATCAATATACTGAACAATGATGAGCGACTCGCAAATGGATTTGCCCTCGTGTAACAACACCGGGATCTTCTTATAAACAGGGTTGGATTTCAGCAAGTGCTCACTCTTGTTTATCAGATCCTGTTCCTTGAATTCATAATCCACCCCTTTCTCCGCCAAAGCTATCCTCACTCTTTGCCCAAAAGGACTCACCCAGAAATCCAACAGCAGAACTCCTTTCTCCCCGGCCATTGATGACAGTACTGTTGATTGCTTTTCCTTTGGTTCCTAGATTTCTTTGGTCTAGTGCATTGATAGATAAAGCTCACAAGTGTTCTGGaaagtttttttctatttcttgttgCCGCGTCACTGCTTTCGTCATCGCATTTTGTTATAGGCCAAGGTGTACGACGGTGTGTTTGTTTTTAAGGCAGTTGAGAGGACCATTGACCAAAGGTACCTAGAGATGCTGCCAGAACAATAGTAGGCCATGTGTTTGGTGGAGGTGACCAGGCCAAAGAGCGTCGCCTCCGATGCCATGCGTATCAATGCGATTaaagtagaatttttttttgatatttctATTTGCCACCCGGAAAAATTCTCGAATTGCTACCCTTGCATTAACTCTTTGCTTGTCACTCTTCGAAAAAGGTTCTGTTTACGGAGCTGTCTATTTAGctggatttaaaaatatttgaatttgaaaatttttggatttaaaaaatcttttgtttgttttaagattttaattttttaatatttttaaatttaaaaattatgggaTTATAAAATTCGGCCAAAATAACCgaattttaaaattgtatagTAAATTTCatctaataattaatatactaattatattaattacttataatattaattacactataattatattttataaaatattaaataaaatataattatagtgtaattaatattagtaatataatatataattgatatattatattatattaattatttgttaaataattactataattaatattaataatataatatataattcatatattatattatattatattaattgttttaataaagaattaacatattatattttattataataaattaagtatatattaattatattaattactcataatattaattatacgataattatattttttaaaatattaaataaaatataattatagtgtaattaatattagtaatatagtatataattgatatattatattatataaattattttaataaataatcaatatattatattttattataataaattaattatatattaattactcataaaattaattacactataattatattttataaaatattaaataaaatatgattatagtgtaatttatattaataatataatatataattaatatattatattatattaattatttaataaaatctaaattaaaaaaatctttttaaccaaatacaaaattttgtgattcagcattacaaatacatccaaccaaacactggatttgactctcctaaattttcaaatacaatgatttgtaaatacaaatccactgcatttttaaccacatccaaccaaacaccccctaaatGGGTGGACCACTGGAAAATATACTAATCATGTTGTATGAGCACTGTTTGGAAAGACGACTGGGTCTTCCCGTTGATGGATGATGGGGATGAAGATGACGATGATTGGACTACACCGCTGTCATGGTTAAAAACCCGACTAGCGTTCACTGCCAATGGGGAGGTCGTCTACAAACCTATAGATTTCCCATCACGCCGGAATGTTAAAGGGAATAGAGATTGGAACACCAAAACGGGGCCTTCGCCATCCCTATTGCCAAACGGTCAAAGTGCCTGCAATGGTGAGCCCGCCAAACCATCGTCTGGAAGTTTTCATGAAGCTTTGCACTGCATACCATTTAGCTTCCAAGGTCTCCTCCTTGGTAGGAGATGCTGTTGCGTTTTGTCCGACAGTACAACGTATGACGGTGACATTGTCAGATGCAGGTATGGCAGAGGGACTTAACTCTTGTGCCCCTTCCCTTGGTCACCAATTTACTCACGAGATCCTTGTAGAGATTGAGGGATAAACAAAGGTAGTAGAGGAGTCATTACTTGACAAGAATAATACCTACATGCACACCCTCCCTCCAGTGAGGACCACGTTGGTCATCCGGAACATCTCATAAGATGGCGCTCATATATTGCGACAACCAATAAGAGATTTAGGAAGATGCAGCATCCAGGTTGAGGAGACTAACTCCCAAATACGATGCAGGCATGAAGAGAAGCCACAATAAGATGGTCATTATCTTGATCAAGCTCTGTCTTGACAGCCGGCACAACCGACAACCAAAACATGGAGGGTGGTTGACGATATTAACTTCCACTAAGCTCTAATGATCATTGCGTCACCAGTCACCGTTACAACAACACTTAAAAAACCTGCTGGATTTACTACTGCATCCGGTCATCAGACCATTGGGCAAAGGAATGGTGCATTGAGGGAAGCGACCCGACATTCCAAGGCGCCAGACAAAGTTGTCAAGCTCTCATTGGTGAACTACGTCGAGGAAAAGCACACAATTCCCACACAATTAAATGCTAAGTTGCCACATGTCGTCAATCCAACGGCTTACACACACATTGATGGTGGCTTAATAGTGGATACCACCTCTCACGTGTTTGGGCTTAGTCATGCAACTAAGTTGCCATGTGTCATTGATCCAACAATCGACATGAATAGTAATAGTGAGTTAGTGGTGGGTGCTCCCAATCATGCATCAAAACCCAAACCAGCTCTGGTTGTTCACAATTCATTTCAATGTCCAATAGTTGGCCCACAATCCACTCACAATCAATCTCTTGTTATTACAAAGTCCTTCCAAGTGGCTCCTATCCAACTTTGTCCAAAGCTGGGTTGGGAAGACAAAGTCTTTGGAAAAAAACTGGATGAAAAATTTACAAAACCTTCAAGACATGCCACTGCTATCCTTAAAACTCCAATAGCCACAAACCCCAAGGATATTGAAAGAAGGATTGCGGAAGATTCAGAGTTAGATCTTGTAGAAAAGATCAAATGCATCTTCACATATTTAGTCAACATTGTTAACTCTATCATTATGTAGCATTGCCTTCCCACTCTGTGACGAAGGGTATGGGCATGGACAATCAATCTCCAACAGATGTGAAAGAGAAATTGCAGAACTCTATCATTACAACAAAACATAGCTGGAGTTCCTTGGCAAGTTTCCAAACCCTTGCTACCCAACAACAAAGTTTGAGGAGCATACGTCGACACTTCGCCACAATTTGGTATTCCTAGGACACTTTGTTAATTCCACCGATAGAGCTGCTCTCGGTAATGTGGTCTCTGATCAGGACATGGGCTAGTTGTTCTGGAGGTGATCGGTTGGCCGTCGAGTGGGTGggtttatttagttttttgttgtttcttttgtgccCGTGTCTAGTGGGTctgttgttttagtttttggtcTTATACACCAGTGTTGGCGGTTGTTATCCTTCTCTTTGAGTAATGAATGTAGTTTATCtacattttcaaaaaacaaaaatagcatttaataaataaatttatttttatgttaaaaaatgattttgttgataatataGATAAGCCTTCCTCAACAAGCACCATAGGTCTCCaatcataacattaaaaaataaaattaaacacttGAGGGTGGTTTGGCAtcgtttctattttttttttttacttttgtttttattttgttttattttttgtttgtttttattttattttcaaatttttgaaaacaaaaccatgtTTGGATCTAccaaatattatgtattttaaaaagctGAAAACAAAAACGCGTTTAGTTAgcataaaattattatgactttttttaattattttttaattcatatttttaatttttttttataaaattaattttcatattagtttgattgattatattattaaacaaaattaataacatagatTTTATTGTATGGGTAataaatatctcataaaaattatactatttgaaagtaaaaaaatattttgtgttttgccttaaaaaataataataaatagagagagagaaggggcaATATAGAGACATAATactcatagttttttttttttttttgagatcaaGTAAAAAGTCAATAGCCCAAACAATAggattttacaaatattttttcaaaatatatgtgtgtgtgtgtgttttatatgttattctagtttataaaaatcaagagtcaaacaataattttcacaaatgctttttaaaaatataatttttatattatataaactaatttgtaaaataccaagcctaaataataattttaaatattcttattaaacatatatattataaaattattaatattaatttgtaaaaaaaattgatattttttaaaaattaaaattaaaattaaaaattaaagagagagagagagagagagagagagagaggagtacAAGAGGAAGGATTTCATGGTTGGAGGAAGAGTTTTGAAAATGTttcaaaaaagttgaaaacataaaaaatgttgtttcctgtttttttggaaacatgaaaattattgccaaattttttaaaaacaaaaataaggtgCAAAAGATGTCTTCTCAGTTTTtttccaaaacatgaaattgaaaacaaaaaacaggaATTGACACAATGCCAAACGACCCCTGAACATCTGCATGACCATTAATATATTACCGTTCACCAGTTGtgataataatgaaattatgaataaacaataaattaatttatatatatatatataagtattaattttaatcaaaatagacaataaaatactaattcttttattacggaaataatgaaaataaatttactaataaatgctaaaataaaaattta comes from Dioscorea cayenensis subsp. rotundata cultivar TDr96_F1 chromosome 15, TDr96_F1_v2_PseudoChromosome.rev07_lg8_w22 25.fasta, whole genome shotgun sequence and encodes:
- the LOC120276950 gene encoding probable glutathione S-transferase encodes the protein MAGEKGVLLLDFWVSPFGQRVRIALAEKGVDYEFKEQDLINKSEHLLKSNPVYKKIPVLLHEGKSICESLIIVQYIDEVWSNKAPLLPAEPLARANARFWADFIDNKVYECGTRLWKLNGEEQEAAKQEFIEIFKLLEGELGDKKFFGGETFGFLDLALTPFVAWFYAYETFAKFSMEEECPKIVAWGNRCMERESVSKTLSDPNKIYEFILFLKKKFGAEY